The region AGAGCTCTTCGGAGGTGGAAAACCACGTTGGGGGCTGGGGCTTGTCGAGGGAAAGTTCCTCGTTGATTGCTTCCCATTTCGCTGTTTCGTCGAGGTCGGCCATGGTCACGGCGGTGCCGGAGTGCCCTGCGCGCCCGGTGCGGCCGATGCGGTGGACGTAGGTCATTGGGTCGTCGGGGACTTGGTAGTTGATCACGTGGGTGACGTCGTCGACGTCGATGCCGCGTGCTGCAACATCGGTGGCGACAAGGATTTCGACGTCCCCTTCGCGGAAGGCGTTCAGGGAGGCCTCGCGCGCACCCTGCCCAAGGTCGCCGTGGACGGCACCGACGGAGAAGCCACGCTGGCCGAGGTCGTCGGCGACGCGCGCGGCGGAGCGCTTCGTGCGGGTAAAGATGATGGTTTTGCCGCGGCCGTTGGCCTGCAGGACGCGCGCGAGCACCTCGGGTTTGTCCATGTGGTGGGCGTAGAACACGACCTGTTTGGTGCTTTCGTGGGTGGAGGCGGCTTCCTCGCCTTGCTCGGCGCGGATGTGGATCGGCGTGTTCATCTTGGAGCGCGCCAGCTGCAGGATCTGGCCGGGCATGGTCGCGGAGAACAGCATCGTTTGCAGTTGGTCAGGTAGGGCGGACCACAGCGTTTCGATGTCGGGCAAAAAGCCCATGTCGAGCATCTCGTCGGCTTCGTCGAGGACGAGGATCGCCACGTGGCTGAGCTGCAGCTCGCCCTGGTGGTAGAGGTCGATGAGGCGGCCGGGCGTGCCCACGACGACGTCGACGCCCTTGTGCAGCGCGTCGATCTGCTCCTGGTAGGGCCGCCCGCCGTAGATGGTGGCGACGCGCACCGGGGTGTACTTCGCTGCCCGCTCCAGGTCGTCGCCG is a window of Corynebacterium pseudogenitalium DNA encoding:
- a CDS encoding DEAD/DEAH box helicase, which translates into the protein MSKSAAREQSPDFHELGVAAELIDALEELDIHRTFSIQELAIPLALDGRDIIGQARTGMGKTYGFGIPLLDRVFDDATIAELDGTPRALVVVPTRELAVQVGDDLERAAKYTPVRVATIYGGRPYQEQIDALHKGVDVVVGTPGRLIDLYHQGELQLSHVAILVLDEADEMLDMGFLPDIETLWSALPDQLQTMLFSATMPGQILQLARSKMNTPIHIRAEQGEEAASTHESTKQVVFYAHHMDKPEVLARVLQANGRGKTIIFTRTKRSAARVADDLGQRGFSVGAVHGDLGQGAREASLNAFREGDVEILVATDVAARGIDVDDVTHVINYQVPDDPMTYVHRIGRTGRAGHSGTAVTMADLDETAKWEAINEELSLDKPQPPTWFSTSEELFEALDIPDSALSTVGKPRKVLGARPQRSGERTPSTRRGTNRSGRKRR